Proteins from a genomic interval of Gossypium hirsutum isolate 1008001.06 chromosome A09, Gossypium_hirsutum_v2.1, whole genome shotgun sequence:
- the LOC107889918 gene encoding uncharacterized protein yields MPNYMKFMKDILSKKCQLGEFETVALTEGCTTMLINKLPSKLKDRGSFTIPCSIGNHYVGKALCDLSTSINLMPMYIFRKLGIGKARPTTVTLQLADRSYAHSEDFLILECEADHGVHIILRRPFLTIGRTLVDVQKDENEECQTIGFIEAEVDEFVKFCYSNSDSGDNLIE; encoded by the exons ATGCCCAattacatgaaattcatgaaagatatacTATCGAAGAAGTGCCAATTGGGAGAGTTTGAGACTGTTGCTCTTACTGAAGGGTGCACAACAATGTTGATAAATAAGCTGCCTTCAAAGTTAAAAGACCGAGGGAGTTTTAcaatcccatgttcaattggaaatcattatgtagGAAAAGCATTATGTGATCTAAGCacaagtataaatctaatgcctatgtaTATTTTTAGGAAACTAGGAATTGGGAAAGCAAGACCTACTACTGTTACGTTGCAACTGGCTGATCGATCTTACGCCCATTCagaag ATTTTCTTATCTTAGAATGTGAAGCTGACCATGGTGTACATATTATTCTTAGAAGACCATTTCTTACTATTGGCAGAACCCTAGTTGATGTACAGAAAG ATGAGAATGAGGAGTGTCAAACCATTGGCTTCATAGAAGCAGAAGTGGACGAATTTGTAAAATTTTGCTACAGCAATTCTGACAGTGGAGACAATTTGATAGAGTAA
- the LOC107888733 gene encoding myb-related protein 315, which produces MGRQPCCDKVGLKRGPWTIEEDHKLMNFILNNGIHCWRTVPKLAGLLRCGKSCRLRWINYLRPDLKRGAFTESEEDQIIELHARLGNRWSKIASHFPGRTDNEIKNHWNTRIKKKLKLLGLDPVTHKPIQKAEENDGDSSNKSNGDDQQQGIKLDDDEKVEGIELSLDETNDLFNSYQMLCESFDLDSWLNQDAANNTCSSSYSMEESSNKSSTGETNSTIGEDSLKQWVDSVDSFLSWDSFI; this is translated from the exons ATGGGACGACAACCTTGTTGCGATAAGGTCGGGTTAAAGCGCGGACCGTGGACGATCGAGGAAGATCATAAGCTGATGAACTTCATACTCAACAATGGCATCCATTGCTGGCGAACTGTTCCAAAGCTTGCAG GGTTGTTAAGGTGTGGGAAAAGTTGTAGATTAAGATGGATTAATTATCTAAGACCTGACCTTAAGAGAGGGGCATTTACCGAATCCGAAGAGGATCAGATTATTGAACTTCATGCCCGACTCGGAAACCG ATGGTCAAAGATTGCATCACATTTTCCGGGGCGGACCGATAACGAAATCAAGAACCATTGGAATACTCGAATCAAGAAGAAGTTAAAGCTACTTGGGTTGGACCCTGTGACGCACAAGCCAATTCAGAAAGCAGAGGAAAATGATGGGGATTCGTCCAACAAGTCAAATGGTGACGATCAACAACAAGGCATCAAATTAGATGATGATGAGAAAGTAGAGGGAATTGAATTAAGTTTGGATGAAACAAATGATCTGTTCAACAGCTACCAAATGTTATGTGAGAGCTTTGATTTGGATTCATGGTTGAATCAAGATGCTGCAAACAACACTTGTTCTTCTTCATATTCAATGGAAGAATCCTCCAACAAATCTTCAACGGGGGAAACCAATTCCACCATTGGAGAAGATTCTTTAAAGCAATGGGTTGATAGTGTGGATTCATTTCTCTCATGGGATAGctttatttaa